The proteins below come from a single Mya arenaria isolate MELC-2E11 chromosome 6, ASM2691426v1 genomic window:
- the LOC128236487 gene encoding semaphorin-5B-like isoform X5 → MDVKFIFRTVLATCFVSGIVHGSFCNLPAVSMCTTASVVGNANQIVYLDSSTAPTFQLTECVCELRFELSGTISLSYRPSAPTMDNSCGVQFKYDRPNASPYTFGCSEMTSGTNVQTRTFANITFTKSLDSFRSWFSCVGIQPAPGKSVTVSCYPDVNYISPESGGWTGWGSWTECTSTCSTGTIRRTRDCNGTSCDGQSTQTRECENVQNCPVNGDWSGWTDWNECSVSCGTGSKTRNRNCDNPPPSGGGDACLGDSSESEVCNLGSCTQNVNGGWRDWSDWTSCSVTCGGGVRSRSRSCDNPKPVGEGLLCVDVDGDRVDTETRSEQCNLVICPVNGGWGLWLDWSTCSVSCGGGVRSRSRSCNDPTPVGEGRLCVDADDGQEKNSDFEAEACNTAQCIENQNGGWSTWIRTSDCTVTCGGGFAVWTRSCDNPIQTGSGQPCVDERGQEAMSETKQLTCNHLACPASVNGGWTPWTNYGTCSVTCGGGTQERSRECENPAPQGGGAACSGGDGQEQAESRDCGVDECPADKSVNGGWSPWTNYRACSVTCGGGTQERSRKCESPAPQGDGEACSGGDGQEQTESRGCGEDECPADNTETPVAGAAVGTSGDDTNIAAIVGGIIGTLVALLLIILLIICLVRRRRREKKPEKRPGPRSIRYDSQGGDVTVTENELYQYDGETPAHATNALFIGGIPDTPSSPGYIPHFSTDNGSQYAVIMDSTRAKDRPNERPSLETFSASKKSTDSETSLKTPETIPPFENGDVRPFVEPNHYVDSNPDLGVDNPGYFNATGGEGSSPTSKSPYDYIDHDKLKKDDAEFENAFDDASSNEFNGYPESQADESHYKRFISSDGSEVANDGYLTSPKRDNTFEFSSPNDS, encoded by the exons gaaTCGTACATGGTAGCTTCTGCAATCTTCCGG CGGTTTCGATGTGCACGACTGCCTCGGTTGTCGGGAATGCAAACCAGATTGTGTATCTCGACTCCTCGACCGCCCCGACCTTTCAACTGACCGAGTGTGTGTGCGAACTACGCTTTGAACTCTCGGGAACCATCAGTCTGTCTTACAG GCCTTCAGCTCCAACCATGGATAACTCTTGTGGAGTGCAGTTCAAATATGATAGACCGAACGCTTCTCCGTATACGTTCGGCTGTAGCGAAATGACGTCAGGTACTAACGTTCAGACGCGCACGTTTGCCAACATCACGTTCACGAAGAGCTTAGATTCATTTAGGTCTTGGTTTTCCTGCGTTGGGATTCAACCGG CCCCGGGCAAGAGTGTGACCGTCTCATGCTACCCGGATGTGAACTACATATCGCCAGAAAGTG GTGGCTGGACCGGGTGGGGAAGCTGGACCGAGTGTACAAGCACGTGTTCCACGGGCACCATCCGACGTACACGTGACTGTAACGGTACCTCGTGTGACGGACAGTCCACTCAAACTCGGGAATGTGAAAATGTGCAAAATTGCCCAG TAAACGGTGACTGGAGTGGATGGACGGATTGGAACGAATGTTCCGTCTCGTGTGGTACCGGAAGTAAGACCCGGAACCGGAACTGCGACAATCCGCCTCCCAGCGGGGGTGGAGATGCATGTTTGGGTGATAGTTCCGAGTCCGAGGTATGCAACCTGGGCAGCTGTACACAGAACG TAAATGGTGGATGGAGAGACTGGTCAGACTGGACCTCATGCTCGGTGACATGCGGGGGCGGGGTcagatcaaggtcaaggtcatgtgATAATCCCAAACCTGTCGGGGAGGGATTGCTATGTGTAGATGTTGATGGAGATCGCGTTGATACTGAAACAAGATCTGAGCAATGCAATCTTGTTATTTGTCCCG TTAATGGTGGCTGGGGCTTATGGTTAGACTGGTCCACATGTTCGGTGTCCTGCGGGGGCGGGGTCAGGTCAAGATCGCGGTCATGCAATGATCCCACACCTGTCGGGGAGGGCAGGCTGTGTGTAGATGCCGATGATGGGCAGGAAAAGAACTCAGATTTTGAAGCTGAGGCGTGTAATACAGCCCAGTGCATCG aaaaccaAAACGGTGGCTGGAGCACCTGGATACGCACATCTGACTGTACGGTGACATGCGGCGGCGGCTTCGCAGTGTGGACACGATCCTGTGATAATCCAATCCAAACCGGAAGTGGTCAGCCATGCGTGGACGAACGTGGGCAAGAAGCCATGTCGGAGACGAAACAACTCACGTGCAATCACTTGGCTTGTCCAG CTTCTGTGAACGGCGGATGGACCCCCTGGACAAACTATGGCACATGCAGCGTGACCTGCGGGGGCGGAACCCAGGAGCGAAGCAGAGAGTGTGAGAATCCGGCGCCTCAGGGTGGAGGGGCGGCCTGTTCGGGAGGGGACGGACAAGAGCAGGCGGAGAGTCGGGATTGTGGCGTGGATGAATGTCCAGCTGATA AATCCGTTAATGGCGGATGGAGCCCCTGGACAAACTATCGCGCATGCAGCGTGACCTGTGGGGGCGGAACCCAGGAGCGAAGCCGGAAGTGTGAGAGTCCGGCACCTCAGGGGGATGGTGAGGCCTGTTCGGGAGGGGACGGACAGGAGCAGACGGAGAGTCGGGGTTGTGGCGAGGATGAATGTCCAGCTGATA ACACAGAGACGCCTGTTGCCGGGGCTGCAGTGGGGACTTCAGGGGACGACA CCAATATAGCGGCCATTGTTGGAGGAATCATTGGCACTCTGGTTGCCCTCCTCCTTATCATATTGCTGATTATATGTCTTGTCAG GCGTCGCAGGCGTGAGAAAAAGCCCGAAAAACGTCCAGGACCTCGTTCTATTCGGTACGATTCTCAGGGTGGTGATGTCACTGTGACGGAGAACGAGCTTTACCAGTATGACGGGGAAACCCCAGCGCACGCGACGAATGCGCTTTTTATAGGTGGAATTCCAGATACGCCCTCAAGTCCCGGATATATACCACACTTTTCAACAGACAATGGGAGTCAGTATGCTGTTATTATGGACAGCACAAGAGCAAAAGACAGACCAAATGAAAGACCAAGCTTAGAGACATTTTCAGCCTCAAAGAAATCCACAGATTCTGAAACGTCATTGAAAACACCGGAAACTATCCCACCGTTTGAAAATGGGGATGTGAGGCCTTTTGTTGAGCCTAATCACTATGTTGATAGCAACCCCGACCTTGGTGTAGACAACCCGGGGTATTTCAATGCGACTGGTGGGGAGGGGAGCAGCCCAACATCAAAATCACCGTATGACTACATTGACCATGACAAACTTAAGAAAGATGATGCAGAATTTGAGAATGCCTTTGACGATGCTTCGAGTAATGAGTTTAATGGATATCCAGAGAGTCAGGCAGATGAAAGCCACTACAAACGCTTTATAAGCAGCGATGGTTCCGAGGTTGCTAATGACGGATATTTGACGTCACCAAAACGTGACAATACGTTCGAATTTTCGTCGCCGAATGATTCGTAA
- the LOC128236487 gene encoding semaphorin-5B-like isoform X6 — translation MDVKFIFRTVLATCFVSGIVHGSFCNLPAVSMCTTASVVGNANQIVYLDSSTAPTFQLTECVCELRFELSGTISLSYRPSAPTMDNSCGVQFKYDRPNASPYTFGCSEMTSGTNVQTRTFANITFTKSLDSFRSWFSCVGIQPAPGKSVTVSCYPDVNYISPESGGWTGWGSWTECTSTCSTGTIRRTRDCNGTSCDGQSTQTRECENVQNCPVNGDWSGWTDWNECSVSCGTGSKTRNRNCDNPPPSGGGDACLGDSSESEVCNLGSCTQNVNGGWGLWLDWSTCSVSCGGGVRSRSRSCNDPTPVGEGRLCVDADDGQEKNSDFEAEACNTAQCIENQNGGWSTWIRTSDCTVTCGGGFAVWTRSCDNPIQTGSGQPCVDERGQEAMSETKQLTCNHLACPASVNGGWTPWTNYGTCSVTCGGGTQERSRECENPAPQGGGAACSGGDGQEQAESRDCGVDECPADKSVNGGWSPWTNYRACSVTCGGGTQERSRKCESPAPQGDGEACSGGDGQEQTESRGCGEDECPADNTETPVAGAAVGTSGDDTNIAAIVGGIIGTLVALLLIILLIICLVRRRRREKKPEKRPGPRSIRYDSQGGDVTVTENELYQYDGETPAHATNALFIGGIPDTPSSPGYIPHFSTDNGSQYAVIMDSTRAKDRPNERPSLETFSASKKSTDSETSLKTPETIPPFENGDVRPFVEPNHYVDSNPDLGVDNPGYFNATGGEGSSPTSKSPYDYIDHDKLKKDDAEFENAFDDASSNEFNGYPESQADESHYKRFISSDGSEVANDGYLTSPKRDNTFEFSSPNDS, via the exons gaaTCGTACATGGTAGCTTCTGCAATCTTCCGG CGGTTTCGATGTGCACGACTGCCTCGGTTGTCGGGAATGCAAACCAGATTGTGTATCTCGACTCCTCGACCGCCCCGACCTTTCAACTGACCGAGTGTGTGTGCGAACTACGCTTTGAACTCTCGGGAACCATCAGTCTGTCTTACAG GCCTTCAGCTCCAACCATGGATAACTCTTGTGGAGTGCAGTTCAAATATGATAGACCGAACGCTTCTCCGTATACGTTCGGCTGTAGCGAAATGACGTCAGGTACTAACGTTCAGACGCGCACGTTTGCCAACATCACGTTCACGAAGAGCTTAGATTCATTTAGGTCTTGGTTTTCCTGCGTTGGGATTCAACCGG CCCCGGGCAAGAGTGTGACCGTCTCATGCTACCCGGATGTGAACTACATATCGCCAGAAAGTG GTGGCTGGACCGGGTGGGGAAGCTGGACCGAGTGTACAAGCACGTGTTCCACGGGCACCATCCGACGTACACGTGACTGTAACGGTACCTCGTGTGACGGACAGTCCACTCAAACTCGGGAATGTGAAAATGTGCAAAATTGCCCAG TAAACGGTGACTGGAGTGGATGGACGGATTGGAACGAATGTTCCGTCTCGTGTGGTACCGGAAGTAAGACCCGGAACCGGAACTGCGACAATCCGCCTCCCAGCGGGGGTGGAGATGCATGTTTGGGTGATAGTTCCGAGTCCGAGGTATGCAACCTGGGCAGCTGTACACAGAACG TTAATGGTGGCTGGGGCTTATGGTTAGACTGGTCCACATGTTCGGTGTCCTGCGGGGGCGGGGTCAGGTCAAGATCGCGGTCATGCAATGATCCCACACCTGTCGGGGAGGGCAGGCTGTGTGTAGATGCCGATGATGGGCAGGAAAAGAACTCAGATTTTGAAGCTGAGGCGTGTAATACAGCCCAGTGCATCG aaaaccaAAACGGTGGCTGGAGCACCTGGATACGCACATCTGACTGTACGGTGACATGCGGCGGCGGCTTCGCAGTGTGGACACGATCCTGTGATAATCCAATCCAAACCGGAAGTGGTCAGCCATGCGTGGACGAACGTGGGCAAGAAGCCATGTCGGAGACGAAACAACTCACGTGCAATCACTTGGCTTGTCCAG CTTCTGTGAACGGCGGATGGACCCCCTGGACAAACTATGGCACATGCAGCGTGACCTGCGGGGGCGGAACCCAGGAGCGAAGCAGAGAGTGTGAGAATCCGGCGCCTCAGGGTGGAGGGGCGGCCTGTTCGGGAGGGGACGGACAAGAGCAGGCGGAGAGTCGGGATTGTGGCGTGGATGAATGTCCAGCTGATA AATCCGTTAATGGCGGATGGAGCCCCTGGACAAACTATCGCGCATGCAGCGTGACCTGTGGGGGCGGAACCCAGGAGCGAAGCCGGAAGTGTGAGAGTCCGGCACCTCAGGGGGATGGTGAGGCCTGTTCGGGAGGGGACGGACAGGAGCAGACGGAGAGTCGGGGTTGTGGCGAGGATGAATGTCCAGCTGATA ACACAGAGACGCCTGTTGCCGGGGCTGCAGTGGGGACTTCAGGGGACGACA CCAATATAGCGGCCATTGTTGGAGGAATCATTGGCACTCTGGTTGCCCTCCTCCTTATCATATTGCTGATTATATGTCTTGTCAG GCGTCGCAGGCGTGAGAAAAAGCCCGAAAAACGTCCAGGACCTCGTTCTATTCGGTACGATTCTCAGGGTGGTGATGTCACTGTGACGGAGAACGAGCTTTACCAGTATGACGGGGAAACCCCAGCGCACGCGACGAATGCGCTTTTTATAGGTGGAATTCCAGATACGCCCTCAAGTCCCGGATATATACCACACTTTTCAACAGACAATGGGAGTCAGTATGCTGTTATTATGGACAGCACAAGAGCAAAAGACAGACCAAATGAAAGACCAAGCTTAGAGACATTTTCAGCCTCAAAGAAATCCACAGATTCTGAAACGTCATTGAAAACACCGGAAACTATCCCACCGTTTGAAAATGGGGATGTGAGGCCTTTTGTTGAGCCTAATCACTATGTTGATAGCAACCCCGACCTTGGTGTAGACAACCCGGGGTATTTCAATGCGACTGGTGGGGAGGGGAGCAGCCCAACATCAAAATCACCGTATGACTACATTGACCATGACAAACTTAAGAAAGATGATGCAGAATTTGAGAATGCCTTTGACGATGCTTCGAGTAATGAGTTTAATGGATATCCAGAGAGTCAGGCAGATGAAAGCCACTACAAACGCTTTATAAGCAGCGATGGTTCCGAGGTTGCTAATGACGGATATTTGACGTCACCAAAACGTGACAATACGTTCGAATTTTCGTCGCCGAATGATTCGTAA
- the LOC128236487 gene encoding SCO-spondin-like isoform X4, protein MDNSCGVQFKYDRPNASPYTFGCSEMTSGTNVQTRTFANITFTKSLDSFRSWFSCVGIQPAPGKSVTVSCYPDVNYISPESGGWTGWGSWTECTSTCSTGTIRRTRDCNGTSCDGQSTQTRECENVQNCPVNGDWSGWTDWNECSVSCGTGSKTRNRNCDNPPPSGGGDACLGDSSESEVCNLGSCTQNVDGGWGLWSVWSACSVSCGGGSRSRARSCDNPTTVGEGLVCLGENGQRVETEITTEQCNLETCSVDGGWGLWSDWSSCSVTCGGGARSRSRSCDNPTPVGAGLSCIDGNGHEKTSDSQAEPCNTAICPVNGGWRDWSDWTSCSVTCGGGVRSRSRSCDNPKPVGEGLLCVDVDGDRVDTETRSEQCNLVICPVNGGWGLWLDWSTCSVSCGGGVRSRSRSCNDPTPVGEGRLCVDADDGQEKNSDFEAEACNTAQCIENQNGGWSTWIRTSDCTVTCGGGFAVWTRSCDNPIQTGSGQPCVDERGQEAMSETKQLTCNHLACPASVNGGWTPWTNYGTCSVTCGGGTQERSRECENPAPQGGGAACSGGDGQEQAESRDCGVDECPADKSVNGGWSPWTNYRACSVTCGGGTQERSRKCESPAPQGDGEACSGGDGQEQTESRGCGEDECPADNTETPVAGAAVGTSGDDTNIAAIVGGIIGTLVALLLIILLIICLVRRRRREKKPEKRPGPRSIRYDSQGGDVTVTENELYQYDGETPAHATNALFIGGIPDTPSSPGYIPHFSTDNGSQYAVIMDSTRAKDRPNERPSLETFSASKKSTDSETSLKTPETIPPFENGDVRPFVEPNHYVDSNPDLGVDNPGYFNATGGEGSSPTSKSPYDYIDHDKLKKDDAEFENAFDDASSNEFNGYPESQADESHYKRFISSDGSEVANDGYLTSPKRDNTFEFSSPNDS, encoded by the exons ATGGATAACTCTTGTGGAGTGCAGTTCAAATATGATAGACCGAACGCTTCTCCGTATACGTTCGGCTGTAGCGAAATGACGTCAGGTACTAACGTTCAGACGCGCACGTTTGCCAACATCACGTTCACGAAGAGCTTAGATTCATTTAGGTCTTGGTTTTCCTGCGTTGGGATTCAACCGG CCCCGGGCAAGAGTGTGACCGTCTCATGCTACCCGGATGTGAACTACATATCGCCAGAAAGTG GTGGCTGGACCGGGTGGGGAAGCTGGACCGAGTGTACAAGCACGTGTTCCACGGGCACCATCCGACGTACACGTGACTGTAACGGTACCTCGTGTGACGGACAGTCCACTCAAACTCGGGAATGTGAAAATGTGCAAAATTGCCCAG TAAACGGTGACTGGAGTGGATGGACGGATTGGAACGAATGTTCCGTCTCGTGTGGTACCGGAAGTAAGACCCGGAACCGGAACTGCGACAATCCGCCTCCCAGCGGGGGTGGAGATGCATGTTTGGGTGATAGTTCCGAGTCCGAGGTATGCAACCTGGGCAGCTGTACACAGAACG TTGATGGTGGCTGGGGCTTATGGTCGGTCTGGTCAGCGTGCTCGGTGTCCTGTGGGGGCGGGTCAAGGTCAAGGGCAAGGTCATGTGATAACCCCACGACTGTCGGGGAGGGATTAGTGTGCCTTGGAGAAAATGGACAGCGCGTAGAAACAGAAATTACAACTGAACAATGCAATCTCGAAACTTGTTCCG TTGATGGTGGCTGGGGCTTATGGTCAGACTGGTCCTCATGCTCGGTGACCTGTGGGGGTGGGgccaggtcaaggtcaaggtcatgcgATAATCCCACACCTGTCGGGGCGGGCTTGTCGTGTATAGATGGCAACGGGCATGAAAAAACCTCGGATTCCCAAGCCGAGCCGTGCAATACAGCCATATGCCCCG TAAATGGTGGATGGAGAGACTGGTCAGACTGGACCTCATGCTCGGTGACATGCGGGGGCGGGGTcagatcaaggtcaaggtcatgtgATAATCCCAAACCTGTCGGGGAGGGATTGCTATGTGTAGATGTTGATGGAGATCGCGTTGATACTGAAACAAGATCTGAGCAATGCAATCTTGTTATTTGTCCCG TTAATGGTGGCTGGGGCTTATGGTTAGACTGGTCCACATGTTCGGTGTCCTGCGGGGGCGGGGTCAGGTCAAGATCGCGGTCATGCAATGATCCCACACCTGTCGGGGAGGGCAGGCTGTGTGTAGATGCCGATGATGGGCAGGAAAAGAACTCAGATTTTGAAGCTGAGGCGTGTAATACAGCCCAGTGCATCG aaaaccaAAACGGTGGCTGGAGCACCTGGATACGCACATCTGACTGTACGGTGACATGCGGCGGCGGCTTCGCAGTGTGGACACGATCCTGTGATAATCCAATCCAAACCGGAAGTGGTCAGCCATGCGTGGACGAACGTGGGCAAGAAGCCATGTCGGAGACGAAACAACTCACGTGCAATCACTTGGCTTGTCCAG CTTCTGTGAACGGCGGATGGACCCCCTGGACAAACTATGGCACATGCAGCGTGACCTGCGGGGGCGGAACCCAGGAGCGAAGCAGAGAGTGTGAGAATCCGGCGCCTCAGGGTGGAGGGGCGGCCTGTTCGGGAGGGGACGGACAAGAGCAGGCGGAGAGTCGGGATTGTGGCGTGGATGAATGTCCAGCTGATA AATCCGTTAATGGCGGATGGAGCCCCTGGACAAACTATCGCGCATGCAGCGTGACCTGTGGGGGCGGAACCCAGGAGCGAAGCCGGAAGTGTGAGAGTCCGGCACCTCAGGGGGATGGTGAGGCCTGTTCGGGAGGGGACGGACAGGAGCAGACGGAGAGTCGGGGTTGTGGCGAGGATGAATGTCCAGCTGATA ACACAGAGACGCCTGTTGCCGGGGCTGCAGTGGGGACTTCAGGGGACGACA CCAATATAGCGGCCATTGTTGGAGGAATCATTGGCACTCTGGTTGCCCTCCTCCTTATCATATTGCTGATTATATGTCTTGTCAG GCGTCGCAGGCGTGAGAAAAAGCCCGAAAAACGTCCAGGACCTCGTTCTATTCGGTACGATTCTCAGGGTGGTGATGTCACTGTGACGGAGAACGAGCTTTACCAGTATGACGGGGAAACCCCAGCGCACGCGACGAATGCGCTTTTTATAGGTGGAATTCCAGATACGCCCTCAAGTCCCGGATATATACCACACTTTTCAACAGACAATGGGAGTCAGTATGCTGTTATTATGGACAGCACAAGAGCAAAAGACAGACCAAATGAAAGACCAAGCTTAGAGACATTTTCAGCCTCAAAGAAATCCACAGATTCTGAAACGTCATTGAAAACACCGGAAACTATCCCACCGTTTGAAAATGGGGATGTGAGGCCTTTTGTTGAGCCTAATCACTATGTTGATAGCAACCCCGACCTTGGTGTAGACAACCCGGGGTATTTCAATGCGACTGGTGGGGAGGGGAGCAGCCCAACATCAAAATCACCGTATGACTACATTGACCATGACAAACTTAAGAAAGATGATGCAGAATTTGAGAATGCCTTTGACGATGCTTCGAGTAATGAGTTTAATGGATATCCAGAGAGTCAGGCAGATGAAAGCCACTACAAACGCTTTATAAGCAGCGATGGTTCCGAGGTTGCTAATGACGGATATTTGACGTCACCAAAACGTGACAATACGTTCGAATTTTCGTCGCCGAATGATTCGTAA